A part of Larkinella insperata genomic DNA contains:
- a CDS encoding TonB-dependent receptor, translating into MKLFLTGINLLLFSLAAFAQTGSIKGTVKDAKNSEVIIGATIQLVGSNPVIGSVTDVEGNFEITKVPAGVHQLQISYVSYATKTIENVRVEADKTTLINSALEEDNKTLAEVIVKGQRGTNTEMAVITEIKQIEQVAVGISAQQISRSQDRDASQVIRRVPGVSIQDDRFVIVRGLNERYNTVMLNDVITPSTEVDIKSFSFDLIPSSAIDRMLIFKSGAAELPGDFGGGIIKIYTKTIPDANSFYAGISTSYRANTTFRNLNTYQGGKTDWLGFDDGTRRLPSNFPSQRRINAFGASSEPVINRFKALSPYFTLQNKMMSPDLRAQLGFSKRFYIGSKELTNFTNINYTTTHTFSNVEQYRYFAADPTTGKSEIQYAYNDQFLSENTRLGVLTNWAFILNPRTKFEFRNLFNQLGTKETTIRGGYNDNNLELNNYAFRYEQKSIYTGQLSGTHELSGQSRLRWTGGYGFTNRQEPDYRRFTSSRPQGSNEPFRIDVPQQPSPTFQNAARFYSNLTEYVSTGRVDYEYKKAASAETEDKQILKLRAGLYTEYKDRAFRARYFGIVNPNNVSAEILSLPPTQFFQNSNLSSTGLYYNEGTNTQDRYDAQNTLVSGYVGAYIPLSPRFNATLGFRGEYNRQQLQSVVNGVQRIRVDNPLFSPLPSVNASYNLTDKSLFRLAYSMSVNRPEFRELAQFSYYDFNFDVSRVGNPNLKTATIHNADARYEFYPSEGQLISLAAFYKYFINPIEAKINYSGSGVSYTVDNANNAYSMGLELEARKSLSGLSGSGFLDNVTVLLNAALIKSSVINSFVGQENNRSLQGQSPYLINAGIYYADPKQGWQVNLLYNVIGRRIFAVGDRSVQPTIYEMPRNAIDITVTKQIGDHFEIRAGIQDLLNQPFRLIQDSNLDKKITATDDVYQRFRRGSYSTAGLIYKF; encoded by the coding sequence ATGAAACTTTTTTTAACGGGAATCAATCTTCTACTTTTCAGTCTGGCGGCTTTCGCCCAGACCGGGTCCATCAAAGGAACCGTCAAAGACGCCAAAAATAGCGAAGTCATTATTGGCGCTACCATCCAACTTGTCGGCTCAAACCCGGTCATCGGCTCGGTTACCGACGTTGAAGGCAACTTCGAAATTACCAAAGTTCCCGCCGGGGTTCACCAACTGCAGATCAGCTACGTTTCCTACGCCACCAAAACCATCGAAAACGTACGGGTTGAAGCCGACAAAACAACCCTGATCAACTCGGCGCTGGAAGAAGATAACAAAACCCTGGCGGAGGTGATCGTGAAAGGCCAACGCGGCACGAACACCGAAATGGCCGTCATCACCGAAATCAAGCAGATTGAGCAGGTTGCCGTCGGAATTTCGGCGCAGCAAATCTCGCGCAGCCAGGACCGCGATGCCTCGCAGGTGATCCGCCGGGTGCCGGGGGTTTCGATTCAGGACGACCGCTTTGTCATCGTCCGCGGGTTGAACGAACGCTACAATACCGTGATGCTGAACGACGTCATCACTCCCTCGACGGAGGTAGACATCAAGTCGTTCTCGTTTGACCTCATTCCGAGCTCGGCCATCGACCGGATGCTGATCTTCAAATCGGGAGCAGCCGAATTGCCGGGCGATTTCGGGGGCGGTATCATCAAAATTTACACGAAAACCATCCCGGACGCCAACAGCTTCTACGCTGGTATCTCCACTTCCTACCGCGCCAACACCACCTTCCGGAATCTGAATACGTACCAGGGCGGCAAAACCGACTGGCTCGGTTTCGACGACGGCACCCGCCGGTTACCGTCCAACTTCCCTTCGCAGCGCCGGATCAACGCCTTCGGTGCCTCATCGGAGCCGGTAATCAACCGTTTCAAAGCGCTTTCGCCGTATTTCACGCTGCAAAACAAAATGATGTCGCCGGATTTACGGGCGCAACTGGGTTTCAGCAAACGGTTTTACATCGGCAGTAAAGAGCTGACCAACTTCACGAACATCAACTACACCACTACACACACATTCTCGAACGTTGAGCAATACCGGTATTTTGCGGCCGACCCGACCACCGGAAAGAGCGAGATTCAATACGCATACAACGACCAGTTCCTGTCGGAAAATACGCGGCTGGGCGTTCTGACCAACTGGGCATTCATTCTGAACCCGCGCACGAAATTCGAATTCCGGAACCTCTTCAACCAGTTGGGCACGAAAGAAACGACGATTCGCGGGGGGTATAACGACAACAACCTGGAGCTGAACAACTACGCGTTCCGCTACGAGCAGAAAAGCATTTACACGGGCCAGTTGAGCGGTACCCACGAACTGAGCGGACAAAGCCGTCTGCGCTGGACGGGCGGTTACGGGTTTACCAACCGCCAGGAGCCGGATTACCGCCGGTTTACGTCGAGCCGTCCGCAGGGCAGCAACGAGCCGTTCCGCATCGACGTGCCGCAGCAGCCCAGCCCCACGTTCCAGAATGCCGCCCGTTTCTACTCGAACCTGACGGAATACGTCAGCACGGGCCGGGTTGATTACGAATACAAAAAAGCCGCATCCGCCGAAACGGAAGACAAACAGATTCTGAAGCTGCGGGCGGGTCTTTACACGGAGTACAAAGACCGGGCGTTCCGGGCACGGTATTTCGGGATTGTAAACCCCAACAACGTCAGCGCCGAGATTCTGTCGCTGCCGCCCACGCAGTTTTTCCAGAACTCGAACCTGTCATCGACGGGCCTGTACTACAACGAAGGCACAAACACCCAGGATCGGTATGACGCCCAGAACACGCTGGTTTCGGGTTACGTAGGTGCCTACATTCCGCTCTCGCCCCGCTTCAACGCAACACTTGGTTTCCGGGGCGAATACAACCGCCAGCAACTGCAAAGCGTCGTCAACGGCGTGCAACGCATCCGGGTCGACAATCCGCTGTTCAGCCCGCTTCCGTCGGTCAATGCCTCGTATAACCTGACGGATAAGTCGCTGTTCCGGCTGGCCTACAGCATGTCGGTCAACCGGCCCGAGTTCCGCGAGCTGGCGCAGTTTTCCTACTATGACTTCAACTTCGACGTGTCGCGGGTCGGGAATCCGAACCTGAAAACCGCTACGATTCACAACGCCGATGCCCGCTACGAATTCTACCCGTCGGAAGGCCAGCTGATCTCACTGGCGGCTTTCTACAAATACTTTATCAACCCGATCGAAGCCAAAATCAACTACTCGGGTAGCGGGGTCTCCTACACGGTCGATAACGCCAACAATGCCTACAGCATGGGTCTGGAACTGGAAGCGCGCAAGTCGCTGAGTGGGCTGAGTGGTTCCGGTTTCCTGGATAACGTGACGGTCTTACTGAATGCTGCGCTGATCAAAAGCTCAGTGATCAACTCATTCGTCGGCCAGGAAAACAACCGCTCGCTGCAAGGCCAGTCGCCGTACCTGATCAACGCCGGGATTTACTACGCCGATCCGAAACAAGGCTGGCAGGTTAACCTGCTCTACAACGTCATTGGCCGCCGGATTTTTGCGGTGGGTGACCGTTCGGTACAACCCACGATCTACGAAATGCCGCGGAACGCCATCGACATTACGGTTACCAAGCAGATTGGCGACCACTTCGAAATCCGGGCCGGTATTCAGGATTTGCTGAACCAGCCGTTCCGCCTGATTCAGGACTCCAACCTGGATAAAAAGATTACGGCTACCGACGATGTGTACCAGCGGTTCCGCCGGGGTTCTTACTCAACGGCCGGCTTGATTTACAAGTTCTAA
- a CDS encoding T9SS C-terminal target domain-containing protein, translating to MKKLTTWMLALLMSVVTLGMMVSCNNGDSDDDDLGPEPVPGQLTEVSGNITQNTTWTASNQYLLKGFVYVQPGVTLTIQPGTVIKGDQASRGSLFILPGAKILADGTKEKPIVFTSNKPVGQRRAGDWGGLVILGKAPANKKDFKIEGEEVSVVPGGATGDAADNSGVIRYVRIEFAGIAFQTDKEINALTLAGVGTGTVIDYVQVSYSGDDAYEWFGGTVNAKHLVAYRTLDDDFDTDYGYSGNVQYGLILRDPAVADQCTCSDSNGFESDNDGTGSQDAPQTSAKFANVSLFIAPGTVNSKYRSAFRIRRNSAISVFNSVVVGAYPKGGLELEGADAQNNFVNGKSDYRGLTIVNSKSIVTGDSVRLKAAERKNTFGAVEANLKLAANFNALTGKPGMLPQTGSPLLNGGITLPAGLEANTVIGAFGTTDWTETWTNFDPQNTDYTLK from the coding sequence ATGAAAAAGTTAACAACCTGGATGCTGGCGCTGCTGATGAGCGTGGTCACCCTGGGCATGATGGTTTCCTGTAACAATGGTGACAGCGATGACGATGATCTGGGACCAGAACCCGTTCCGGGCCAATTAACCGAAGTAAGTGGTAACATTACACAGAATACAACCTGGACAGCCAGCAACCAGTACCTGTTAAAAGGTTTTGTATACGTACAGCCAGGAGTTACCCTGACTATCCAGCCGGGCACCGTCATCAAAGGTGATCAGGCTTCGCGGGGCTCGCTGTTCATCCTGCCGGGCGCTAAAATCCTGGCCGATGGTACGAAAGAAAAACCCATCGTTTTTACGTCCAACAAACCGGTAGGTCAACGCCGGGCGGGCGACTGGGGTGGTCTGGTCATTCTGGGTAAAGCACCGGCCAACAAGAAAGACTTTAAAATTGAAGGGGAAGAAGTTTCGGTTGTACCGGGCGGTGCCACGGGCGATGCCGCCGACAACTCGGGCGTTATTCGCTACGTTCGCATCGAGTTTGCGGGCATTGCTTTTCAGACGGACAAAGAAATCAACGCCCTGACACTGGCGGGTGTTGGTACCGGTACGGTGATCGATTACGTACAGGTTTCGTACTCTGGTGACGATGCGTATGAGTGGTTTGGCGGTACGGTGAATGCAAAACACCTGGTGGCTTACCGGACGCTGGACGATGATTTCGATACCGATTACGGTTACAGCGGAAACGTTCAATACGGTTTGATCCTGCGCGACCCGGCCGTTGCCGATCAGTGTACCTGCTCCGACTCGAACGGGTTCGAATCGGATAACGACGGAACGGGTTCACAGGATGCCCCCCAAACGTCGGCTAAATTCGCGAATGTCAGCCTGTTTATTGCTCCGGGTACCGTAAACAGCAAATACCGCTCGGCCTTCCGGATTCGCCGGAACTCGGCCATCAGCGTTTTCAATTCAGTGGTAGTGGGTGCTTATCCCAAGGGCGGTCTGGAGCTGGAAGGTGCGGATGCTCAAAACAACTTTGTCAACGGAAAAAGCGATTACCGCGGTTTGACCATTGTCAATTCGAAGTCAATTGTAACCGGAGACTCCGTACGATTGAAGGCTGCGGAACGCAAAAACACATTTGGTGCCGTGGAAGCTAACCTCAAACTGGCCGCTAACTTCAACGCACTAACGGGCAAGCCGGGTATGCTGCCCCAAACGGGCTCACCGTTGCTGAACGGTGGCATTACGCTGCCGGCTGGCCTGGAAGCTAACACGGTTATCGGGGCGTTCGGTACAACGGACTGGACCGAAACCTGGACCAACTTCGATCCGCAGAATACGGACTACACGTTGAAATAA
- a CDS encoding RrF2 family transcriptional regulator: MISKKAKYAIKALKVLTEEFGKGPILISYISAKENIPKKFLEAILLELRNHGILQSQKGKGGGYLLRVDPERVNLAQVLRVIDGPIAPTPCVSHNFYVRCDDCNDEITCAIRPIMERVRDANLAVYEKTTLAAFARREAEHQEVVVNLVDTENQAADPI, from the coding sequence ATGATTTCAAAGAAAGCCAAGTATGCCATTAAAGCGTTGAAAGTCCTTACCGAAGAATTTGGCAAAGGGCCCATCTTAATATCCTACATTTCGGCGAAAGAAAATATTCCTAAAAAGTTTCTGGAAGCCATCCTGCTGGAGCTGCGCAACCACGGCATTCTGCAAAGCCAGAAGGGAAAAGGGGGCGGTTATCTGCTGCGCGTCGATCCGGAGCGCGTGAATCTGGCCCAGGTACTGCGGGTTATCGACGGCCCGATTGCCCCGACGCCCTGCGTTTCACATAATTTTTACGTCCGCTGCGACGACTGCAACGACGAAATTACCTGCGCCATCCGGCCAATCATGGAACGGGTGCGCGACGCTAACCTGGCGGTTTACGAGAAAACGACCTTAGCGGCCTTTGCCCGCCGGGAAGCCGAACACCAGGAAGTTGTGGTGAATCTGGTCGACACCGAAAACCAGGCAGCCGATCCAATATAA
- a CDS encoding DUF4301 family protein: protein MQFTEQDQHQILAQGATLEQVDEQIQHFIDNFPYLPVIKAATVGDGIIRVDEQSLTSIVSAFDQKAPALSLLKFVPASGAATRMFKSLFAALEGKRDKSVDEFFDRLSDFAFYDALKGVSGETDQHVLSALLTSEGLDYGNLPKGLLLFHRYAEGPRTPVEEHLIEGAAYANSNGRVRIHFTVSPEHRSRFEELINRVQPEYEARLGVTFEITFSEQKKSTDTISVNPDNTPFRNADGSLLFRPAGHGALIENLNDIDADVVFIKNIDNVVPDALKEQTITYKKVLGSILLDIQQQIFRFQELLNDDMVSEGYVTELDEFVRTTLCILPPAGFDGWSQDEKVEYFRQKLDRPLRACGMVKNVGEPGGGPFWAKNSDGSVSLQIVESAQIDLGNADQKQIFDTATHFNPVDLVCALKNRDGEKYNLPAYRDPQTGFITSKSKDGKELKAQELPGLWNGAMADWNTVFVEVPLVTFNPVKTVNDLLRKEHQPA, encoded by the coding sequence ATGCAATTTACCGAACAAGATCAGCATCAGATTCTGGCGCAGGGCGCTACCCTTGAGCAGGTTGACGAACAGATCCAGCATTTTATCGATAACTTCCCTTATCTGCCCGTCATCAAAGCCGCCACAGTGGGGGATGGGATTATCCGCGTTGACGAACAGAGTTTAACGTCGATCGTATCGGCGTTCGACCAGAAGGCGCCAGCGCTCTCGCTGCTGAAATTTGTTCCGGCGTCGGGGGCGGCTACGCGGATGTTTAAGTCGTTGTTTGCTGCCCTGGAAGGAAAGCGCGACAAGTCCGTCGATGAATTTTTCGACCGGCTGTCCGATTTTGCGTTTTACGATGCTCTAAAAGGCGTGTCGGGTGAAACCGATCAGCACGTACTGAGTGCACTGCTGACCAGCGAAGGGCTGGATTACGGCAATCTGCCGAAGGGTTTGCTGTTGTTCCACCGGTATGCGGAAGGGCCGCGCACGCCCGTCGAAGAGCACCTGATCGAAGGAGCGGCTTATGCCAACTCGAACGGCCGGGTGCGGATTCACTTTACGGTTTCGCCCGAGCACCGCAGCCGGTTTGAAGAACTGATCAACCGGGTTCAGCCGGAGTACGAAGCCCGGCTGGGTGTTACGTTCGAGATTACGTTTTCCGAGCAGAAAAAATCGACCGATACAATTTCGGTCAATCCGGATAACACCCCGTTCCGCAACGCCGACGGTTCGCTGCTGTTCCGCCCGGCGGGCCACGGGGCGCTGATCGAAAACCTCAACGACATTGACGCCGATGTGGTTTTTATCAAAAACATCGACAACGTGGTGCCGGATGCCCTCAAAGAGCAAACTATTACGTACAAGAAAGTGCTGGGTTCTATTCTGCTCGATATTCAGCAACAGATTTTCCGGTTCCAGGAATTGCTGAACGACGATATGGTCAGCGAAGGCTACGTGACCGAACTCGACGAGTTTGTACGGACGACGCTCTGCATTCTGCCGCCCGCCGGTTTTGACGGCTGGTCGCAGGATGAAAAAGTGGAGTATTTCCGCCAGAAGCTCGACCGTCCGCTCCGAGCCTGCGGTATGGTGAAAAACGTGGGCGAACCCGGTGGTGGGCCGTTCTGGGCCAAAAATTCGGATGGGTCGGTTTCACTCCAAATTGTGGAATCTGCGCAGATTGATCTGGGCAATGCCGATCAAAAGCAGATTTTTGATACGGCCACGCACTTCAACCCGGTTGATCTGGTTTGTGCGCTGAAGAACCGTGACGGCGAAAAATACAACCTGCCCGCTTACCGCGATCCGCAAACGGGTTTTATTACCTCGAAATCAAAAGACGGAAAGGAACTGAAAGCGCAGGAACTGCCCGGTTTGTGGAATGGCGCGATGGCCGACTGGAATACGGTTTTTGTGGAAGTGCCGCTGGTTACGTTCAATCCGGTCAAAACCGTCAACGACCTGCTGCGCAAGGAGCACCAGCCCGCTTAG
- a CDS encoding AAA family ATPase: MWQLTSQKKWADLEQQFRFVRAMQDVPQDPRHHAEGDVAVHTQMVIKELVRLSGYQQLAPLDREILWTAALLHDVEKRSTTVIEADGSITSRGHARRGEQTTRELLYRYFPAPFTIREPIAKLVRYHGLPLWIFEKPDPLKSLLQASLEVNTQLLALLAEADVRGRIAPDRDELLERIAFFRAYCEENKCWGRPYPFSSGLSRFTYFYKEDAFPTYEPFDTTACEVVLLSGLPGAGKDTYIAQRLPDWPVVSLDDFRRQLRIDPADREGTGYVVQLAKEKAKSLLRQRTSFVWNATTLTRQIRQQLMELFAAYKARVRLVYLEVPYPRLRQQNRNRLHVVPDVAMDRMIARLEVPASWEAHEVVYEVSS; this comes from the coding sequence ATGTGGCAGTTGACTTCTCAGAAAAAATGGGCCGATCTGGAGCAGCAGTTCCGGTTTGTCCGGGCCATGCAGGACGTGCCCCAGGACCCGCGCCACCATGCCGAGGGCGATGTAGCCGTTCATACCCAAATGGTCATCAAAGAACTGGTACGGCTTTCCGGCTACCAGCAACTTGCGCCACTTGATCGGGAAATCCTGTGGACGGCGGCCCTGCTGCATGATGTAGAAAAACGCTCGACGACCGTTATCGAGGCCGATGGCAGCATTACGTCCCGGGGTCATGCCCGCCGGGGGGAGCAAACAACGCGCGAACTGCTGTACCGCTATTTTCCGGCTCCCTTCACAATCCGGGAGCCGATTGCCAAACTGGTGCGTTATCACGGTCTGCCGCTGTGGATTTTCGAGAAACCGGACCCGCTGAAGTCCTTGCTTCAGGCCAGTCTGGAAGTAAATACGCAATTGCTGGCGCTCCTGGCCGAAGCCGATGTCCGCGGGCGCATTGCTCCCGATCGGGATGAATTGCTGGAGCGAATCGCCTTTTTTCGGGCCTATTGCGAAGAAAACAAGTGTTGGGGGCGGCCCTATCCGTTTTCTTCCGGTCTGAGCCGGTTTACGTACTTCTACAAGGAGGACGCGTTTCCCACCTACGAACCTTTCGATACAACGGCCTGCGAAGTGGTGCTGCTGTCGGGGTTGCCGGGAGCGGGGAAAGACACGTACATCGCCCAACGCCTGCCGGACTGGCCGGTGGTGAGTCTGGACGATTTTCGGCGGCAACTCCGGATTGATCCGGCCGACCGCGAAGGTACGGGATACGTGGTACAGCTGGCCAAAGAAAAGGCCAAAAGCCTGCTCCGGCAGCGTACCTCGTTTGTCTGGAACGCAACAACCCTGACCCGCCAGATCCGTCAGCAGTTGATGGAGTTGTTTGCGGCTTATAAAGCGCGCGTCCGGCTTGTGTACCTGGAAGTGCCCTACCCCCGGCTCCGGCAGCAGAACCGTAACCGGCTCCATGTCGTACCCGATGTGGCGATGGACCGGATGATTGCCCGGCTGGAAGTTCCGGCCAGTTGGGAGGCCCACGAAGTTGTTTACGAAGTTAGTAGCTAA
- a CDS encoding RNA ligase family protein, with amino-acid sequence MVISQKYGRTYHYPFSPGTTSDNRFNHHYQEDLRRIPVLVHTEKLDGENNCLSRYGVFARSHAAPTQSPWTRHLRDRWEMIRRDLGTLEVFGENLYAIHSIEYRRLEHHFFVFAIRERDRWLSWEETRFYAHLLDFPVVPELQMAYPPFDAERVESQVEEWASQASRFDSCDGRTGQPCTMEGVVSRNATEYPVAAFKQNVFKYVRAGHVQTDAHWTRNWKRAPLSWERSGPVLQQTTVR; translated from the coding sequence ATGGTTATTTCCCAAAAATACGGTCGCACGTACCATTATCCTTTTTCACCCGGTACGACCAGCGACAACCGCTTCAATCATCATTACCAGGAAGACCTTCGCCGGATTCCGGTCCTGGTGCATACCGAAAAACTCGACGGCGAAAACAACTGCCTGAGCCGCTACGGTGTTTTTGCCCGTTCCCACGCGGCCCCGACCCAATCGCCCTGGACCCGGCACCTCCGCGATCGGTGGGAAATGATTCGCCGGGACCTCGGTACTCTTGAGGTGTTTGGCGAAAATCTTTACGCCATCCATTCCATTGAATACCGGCGGCTGGAACACCATTTCTTCGTTTTCGCCATCCGCGAACGGGACCGTTGGCTTTCCTGGGAAGAAACCCGGTTTTACGCCCACCTGCTGGATTTTCCGGTCGTGCCTGAATTGCAGATGGCTTACCCGCCTTTTGATGCCGAAAGGGTTGAAAGCCAGGTGGAAGAGTGGGCTTCGCAGGCCAGCCGGTTCGATTCCTGCGACGGCCGGACGGGGCAGCCCTGCACCATGGAAGGCGTTGTCAGCCGAAACGCGACCGAATACCCCGTGGCTGCGTTCAAACAGAACGTGTTCAAATATGTTCGGGCAGGACACGTACAGACCGACGCGCACTGGACCCGCAACTGGAAGCGGGCTCCGCTGTCCTGGGAACGGTCCGGCCCGGTTTTACAGCAAACAACGGTGCGGTGA
- the ybeY gene encoding rRNA maturation RNase YbeY — translation MIRFFTEDIQFNLLQKVPTRQWLTALAKHEGFTVGELNYIFCSDEYLLQVNREYLDHDYYTDIITFDNSEEEYRLEGDIFVSIDRIRDNAQQVKATEEQELRRVLAHGVLHLCGYGDKTEQEARLMRQKEDESLAAWTNRSLNVTDPSSGE, via the coding sequence ATGATTCGTTTTTTTACGGAAGACATTCAGTTTAACCTCCTTCAGAAAGTACCAACCCGCCAGTGGCTCACGGCTTTGGCGAAACACGAAGGCTTCACGGTCGGCGAACTGAATTACATCTTCTGCTCCGATGAGTACCTGCTTCAGGTCAACCGCGAATACCTGGACCACGATTATTACACCGACATCATCACGTTTGACAATTCCGAAGAAGAATACCGGCTGGAAGGAGACATTTTCGTCAGCATCGACCGGATTCGCGACAACGCCCAGCAGGTAAAGGCAACCGAAGAGCAGGAGCTTCGCCGGGTGCTGGCGCACGGTGTCCTGCATCTGTGCGGCTACGGCGATAAAACCGAACAAGAAGCCCGGCTGATGCGGCAGAAGGAGGACGAAAGCCTGGCCGCCTGGACCAACCGTTCGCTTAATGTTACCGATCCGTCCTCGGGAGAATGA
- a CDS encoding acyltransferase family protein: MYSDTKTGAAALSVQPEEAAKPKRLLSIDALRGFDMLLIAGGGTFLERMEGKTGLPWVDWIAGQLTHPAWHGFTFYDFIFPLFLFIAGVSLAFSLQSGLENGLSKPVLYRKAFRRWMILFLLGILDKNIPLDIFDPANIRFGTVLGRIGLASFVATLLFLNFTWKQRLLWVAAVLVAYYAALFLIPVPGYGSGDLSFEGNLVAWFDQTFMPGRLLQKTYDENALLTQFPAHCLAVLGTVAGELLRSRQADRTKLTYLIVSGLISIGLGLVWGQHFPINKHLWSSSFILLTAGMGLLFLALFYGIIDVLGYRRWSFFFKVIGMNSIVVYLAYRFIAFDHTSELLFAGFYKYAPEQWHTVFQALGSLLLVWTMLYVLYRNKIFVKI, encoded by the coding sequence ATGTATTCCGATACCAAAACCGGTGCTGCGGCCCTTTCGGTACAACCCGAGGAAGCAGCTAAGCCGAAAAGGCTGTTGTCCATCGACGCGCTACGCGGTTTCGACATGTTGCTGATTGCGGGGGGCGGTACGTTCCTGGAGCGCATGGAAGGCAAAACGGGCCTGCCCTGGGTCGACTGGATTGCCGGGCAACTGACCCATCCGGCCTGGCACGGGTTTACGTTTTATGACTTCATTTTCCCGCTTTTCCTGTTCATCGCGGGTGTTTCCTTAGCGTTTTCCTTACAATCCGGGTTGGAAAACGGTCTGTCGAAACCGGTTCTATACCGCAAGGCGTTCCGCCGGTGGATGATTCTTTTTCTGTTGGGAATCCTGGATAAAAACATTCCGCTGGACATTTTCGACCCGGCCAACATTCGCTTCGGGACGGTTCTGGGACGCATCGGTCTGGCCAGTTTCGTGGCGACGCTTTTGTTTCTGAATTTTACCTGGAAACAGCGGCTGTTGTGGGTGGCGGCTGTTCTGGTGGCCTACTACGCGGCCCTGTTTCTCATCCCGGTTCCGGGGTACGGTAGCGGGGACCTTTCGTTTGAGGGCAATCTGGTGGCCTGGTTTGACCAGACGTTTATGCCCGGGCGACTGTTGCAGAAAACGTACGACGAAAACGCGCTGCTCACGCAGTTTCCGGCCCATTGTTTGGCCGTTCTGGGAACTGTGGCCGGTGAACTCCTGCGTTCCCGTCAGGCCGACCGAACTAAACTGACTTACCTGATTGTTTCGGGACTGATCAGCATCGGGCTTGGGCTGGTGTGGGGCCAGCATTTTCCCATCAACAAGCACCTGTGGTCCAGTTCGTTTATTTTACTGACGGCGGGGATGGGGTTGCTCTTTCTGGCGCTTTTCTACGGTATTATTGATGTGCTCGGGTACCGGCGATGGTCGTTCTTTTTCAAGGTGATCGGCATGAACTCCATTGTTGTTTACCTGGCGTACCGGTTTATTGCTTTCGACCACACTTCGGAGCTTCTGTTCGCCGGTTTTTATAAATACGCTCCCGAGCAATGGCATACCGTTTTTCAGGCGCTGGGTTCGCTGCTGCTCGTCTGGACGATGCTTTACGTGCTGTACCGCAATAAAATTTTTGTGAAAATATAA